The following nucleotide sequence is from Acidobacteriota bacterium.
TTCAACACCAGCAAGGAAAAACTCTTCTTCTTCTGGGCCGACGAATGGGTCAGATTCCGCTCTGGCCAGACGCCAACGGCCACCGTGCCGAGCGCAGCACTGCGCAGCGGTGACGTGCGTGAACTTGGGGCTGGCGCCGATGGCGTGTTTGGCACGGCTGACGATCCGGTCAAAGACCCGACGACGGGGCGCGGCTTTGTTGATACGACGCGCGGCCCGGGCTTTATCCCCACGAACCGTCTCAGCCCGATTGGCAAGGCGATCGTCAATGCCTACCCGGCGGCGAATTGTATCGGCTGTTTTCCCGGCGCAACCACGAACTATATCGCGTCGGGCAATGATGCCACCGATACGCGCAACAAGACGCTGCGCGTTGACTACTACAAAGGGAATCATCACCTGGCGTTTCGCGGCACGCTTTTCGACTGGAAGATTCGTACCGCGTTCCGTGGCTCGTTCACCTTCACGCCGGACAATAATAACCGGCCCAACCGTAGCGCGGGGTTGACGCTGACCTCGACGCTCAAGCCGACCTTGATCAACGAATTCACCTACGGCACTTCAGCGGACATCGTCAAGCTGCGCGTGGGCGGGAAACCGAGCCGCACGGCTGTGGGCATTACTTTCCCTTACATTTTTCCGGGCAGCAAGGAACTCGACGACAAGATTCCGACCATCGCGATCGCCAACTTCACCGGCATTGATGGCGGCCCGTACCCGGCTTCATCTTCCGGCCCGATCTTTACGTGGGCGGACAATCTGACCTGGGTGCGCGGCAGCCACACGTTCAAGACTGGCATCAACATTGAGCGTTCGGGGCAGAACGACTTCGATCAGGTCAATATCCAGTCGGTGCCGGGCGCTTCCAACAATCAGAATGGTTCGTTTGCCTTTGTGGCGAATCGGCCCGGCGGGACAGGGGTCGCCGTCAGCGATGCGCTGCTGGGTCTGTTCAGCACCTATGGCGAGATCGGCCAGAAGGCTTACACGCCGTGGCGCGCGACCACTTATGAGGGCTATGTGCAAGACAACTGGAAGGTGTCGCGCAAGCTGACGGTCGAGTATGGCGTGCGCTACAACTACTGGCCGCCGTGGCATTCGCTCTTCAACAATATCGGGACATTCGATCCGAGCTTCTATAAAGCCGGTTTGCTTTCCATCAATCCGGCGAATGGCGCGGTCGTGATTGCAACGGGTGCTGACTATACCCTCGCGCGTTTCAATGGCATCTCGCTGGCCGGCAGCGGCTTCCCTGACGCCGCCAAAGGCCGCGTCGCGGTACTCAACAACCCGCTGATCAATTCGGCTTCGCTGTTCCGTGGCATTCCCGAAGGCATCTCTGAGACCCACAAGAATATCTTCGAGCCGCGCCTGGGGTTGGCTTATTCGTTGAATGACAAGACGACGATTCGCGTGGGCGCGGCGGTTTTTCATAGCCGCGTGTTTCTGAACGATTCGTCGCTGCTGGGCGGCAATGCGCCTTTGCAGATTCAGACCGGCGTTGAGAACGGCAGCGCGGATGCGCCCGGCGGCGTGATTACCTCGTTCGCCGATTCACTGCGGTTCCCCTTCAGCCTGACCGCGCAGGATAAGGTCTTCAAGCTGCCGACTTCCTACAACTGGTCGCTGACGGTGCAACGCGAATTGCCGGGCAAGTTCCTCGTTGAATTGGGCTACATCGGCAAGCACTCGCAATTCCTGCAACGTGAACGCAACATCAATTCGCTTCAACCAGGCCAAAACTTCACGCGTGACGCGGCGGGCAAGATCACGGGCACGGTGGCCTTCGCCAATGCCTTGCGCCCCTACTTGGGACACGGGCAGATTCGGTTGGCGGAAAATTCCGGCGACTCGATCTACCACAGCTTCCAGACGCAGGTGAGCCGCCGTTTCAATCGCGGGTTCAGCTTCGATATGGCCTACACCTTCTCGAAGTCGCTCGACAACACCTCGAACAAACGCGATGTGTTGCCGAATGCTTTCAACGACAAAAACATCCGGGGCGTGTCGGATTTCGACCGGCCGCACGCCTTCGTGGCGAACTTCGTCTACGAACTGCCCATCGGCAAGGGCCGTAAGTTGCTTGATCACGGCGGCGTGACCAACGTCATACTCGGCGGCTGGCAGGTGACGGGCATCACCTTCGTCCGTAGCGGCGGGCCTGGCTCAATTAGTATCCCCGTGGATGCGTTGGGCGTCGGACCCGGCGCGGGCAACCAAAGCACCTTCCAGGTGGCGAGCCTGCGTTGTCCGGTCAAGGTGGTGGGCGCTTCGCTGGGCGGGCAGTACTTCAGCGATCCGACCTGCTTCACCCTGCCGGCTCCCGGTACGGAAGGCAATTCGGGCCGCAACAACTTCCGCGGCCCGATCACCCAGAGCCATGACCTGGCGCTCTTCAAGAACTTCCGTTTCAAGGAAAATTTGAAGCTGCAGTTCCGGCTTGAGACTTTCAACTTCCTCAATCACGCGAACTTCAACGGGCCGAACACCAACATCAATGACAACAACGCGATTGTCACCAGCTTTACCGACCCGCTTTACGGTACCTTTAGGCCGAATGCGAGCGGGCCGGTGACGCGCAACTTCGGCTTGGTCACCAGCAAGACGGATGACCGGCGGACGGTGCAGTTGGGCCTCAAACTGAACTTCTAGTCCGGCTCACGCGGGCAGTTGATGCCTGCGACAATTCAATGGCGGGTTAGCTCCAGGCGAGTTGACCCGCCGTTTTTCATTTCGCTTGAAGCGTCTTTTGGGGTTAACACTTTTCCTCTGCTGGGCGTAAAATCGCCGCCAACGCAGGCTTGATTCTCGCCGCAAGGCGTCACGTCGATTAATGGTTGTATCTTTGAGTTTGAGGAGGATGCATGAAAACTTTGACTGGGTTGTTGTTGCTCTGCGTGCTGGCCGGTTCCGCTTTCACGCAAGCCGCGCCCGCCGCAGCCGCGCCGCCCGACCTTGAGATCGTCTTTGCTTATGTGGGCACGCATAACTCCTGGCAACTGGCGGAACGTTACCGAAGCTTCCCCGCGCCTGGATTGCAGGGCGGTTATGCCGCCGAACTCGGCGCTGATCCGGGCCGGGTGCAAGGCGTGCGTGAAGTGAGCCGCCGGCAGGTTGCGACGCAATACGCGCTGTTGCGCGTCAAAAACACCGGAACCAAAACCATCAAAACCATCGAATGGGAAGCGCCGCACATGAATTTCAAAGACGGTCAGTTGCTGTGGCGTTTGGCGATCAAGAGAAAAGTCAATTTACCGGCGGCCGCGACGGCGCTCCTGAAAGAGACGCTACAGCCGCATAACAAACGCCTGCGGCTGAGTGCGCTGACCGACGCGGCAGGCAACACGCTTCAACTCGGACAAGCGGAGAGCTTTACACTCGTGCAGCGCGCCAGCGCTGGCGCGCCGTCGATCCAATTCCTCACCTTCACTTCCGTGCAAGGCCAGCGCTATACGGTTCCTGCCGATTGGCAGCGCCAGCCGATTTCGCTCAAACGCATCGAATACGCCGACGGCACGGTCTGGCAACGGCAATAACCTTTGCGCGTGCCCACCGGCACAGTAGAATCGCCGCCAAGAGGAAATCGAGATGGAATCCACCACCGAACAAATCGCGATTGAAAAACTGCGCACCCTGTCGCCGGAGCAGCAAGGGCAGGTGCTGCAATTCATTGAGGGCCTGGAGCCACCCGCCACGCCACGCCGCGTTACGATCTGGGATCAAGTCAAAGATATTATCGAGGCCGTGCCGCCGGAAGCTTGGGCCGAAGTGCCGAAAGACGGAGCGGCCAATGTTGATCACTACCGATACGGAGCGCCGAAGCGGATATGAGGCAGGTCTTCGATGTTGCATGCGGCGCGACTGGATAAAGGCGATAGCCTGACGGATTGCATCTCAATGAACATTAGATCGGTTTTCACATCAGTGTATGGGAAAAGCCGCGCAGCGGGGTGGTACCGCGCGCGTGAGCAAGCGGAGCCTGGGCGGTTCAGCCAGTAGCGTCAACTTGACGCGCCGCTTGCTCACGCGCGCGGTACCGTCCCGGCACAACGCGCTCCCATAAATGCAATTGCAAACCGATCTATGCGCGCGCGTGGCATCGCCGAAGTGCTGACGCGCGACCATCACTTCACCCAGGAAGGCTTCAACGTTCTGCTTTGACAAGGATGGGCAGATATGAACCGCACTCCCAGCAAGACAATCGGTATCGCCAGCCTCCTGCTTTCAATCTGCCTCGGCGCCCTCGGCGCCCTCGGCGCGCTGGGGCAGGCCACGCCCGCCGCACAGCCTGACCCGCTGCTCGACATACTCAGCTTCAAACTCGTTTCGTATAACAACCTGCTCTTGCAACCGTCCAATGCCAATTCCGCCGACGCCCGTGACTTGCCGCGCACACCCGCCGAACGGGTGGCAAATGCCCAGCGCACGACGCCGCGTTCGCCGCAGGAACGCGCCAACGAGATTGGCGTCCCGCCCGGCGCGGCGCCTACGCTCAAAGTCATCAGCGCCGCCGAATGGGCCTATCTCACCGTCAAAAACACGGCGGCCAAACCGATCAAGGCGCTGACTTGGGAATATGCCTTTTTGCGGATGGAGCAAGGGCAGTTGCTGACGCAAGCCACAATCATCAGCCAAACCGAAATCAAACCCGGCGCGAAAAAGACTCTCCGGCAACCCTTGCCAACGGGCGCGACGCGCTGCCAGGTGATTAGCGCCCGTGAGGCTGCACCTGTAGCCGGAGAAACCAAGCCGTTCGAATATGTCTGTGGACGCGGGTTCACTGATCCTTCTTTGCTGCGCGAGAAACCCGCGCCCGTCACCCTCAAACGGATCGAATATGCGGACGGCAGCGTCTGGCCGTGAACGCGAAATGACGCCAAGTTGTCCGGCAAGCGGGCCGCTTGGTGAGAGGCGGGTGTGAACTTATTCGGCTGTGGGCCAAGGCTGTGAAGAGCGGCCTGCTCATCGCACAGGCATGACGTGAATGAATCTTTCCGCCATCTGGACAAGCCTGCGGACGCAAAACTACAATACAAACGCCGCTCATCACTGAATCATGCATTCCGAAATACGCAAAGACACTAATTAGTGGAAAGGATTGTCCCAATGTGGAGCCAAAAGAAAAGAGTCCCTGTTGCTCGCCCAGAACCCGTGTATGACGCTGTGATCGTCGGCTCTGGCGCGGCGGGTGGCACGATGGCCTGGGTGCTGGTCAATGCCGGGTTGCGCGTCGCGATGCTCGAAGCCGGGCCGAAACGCGAGCCTATGGTGGATTTCGCCTACCACGAACCCTTCCCTTACGAGGATCCCCACCGTGGCCTGAAAACCGAAGAATCGCCGACCGATGCGATGCGCAAGAAATACATCTTCGGCCCGAACGCTTACGCGCCTTGGTCCAACCCGGATGAACCATATACAACCCCGAAAGACTTGCCCTACGAATGGATGCGCGCGCGCAATGTCGGGGGCCGCACGATGTTTTGGGGGCGCTTTGCCAACCGTTTTAACGAAGCGGATTTCAAAATGCGTTCGCTGGACGGTCAGGGCTTGGATTGGCCGATCGAATACAAGGACCTCGCCCCTTACTATGACAAGGCCGAGATTTTCATGGGCGTGTGCGGGGCCAAAGAGAATCATCCCGATCTGCCGGACGGGGACAATTTCCTGCCCCCGGCGGCGCTGAAGTGTCCGGATCATTTGCTGACAAAAGCCGCCGGGAAATTGGGCATTCGCACCATGCGCGTGCGGCGGGCGATGATGACCAAAGCCTATAAAGGCTACGCGCAGTGCCATTATTGCGCCGGTTGCGATGATGGCTGCGAGACCGATTCGTTTTACAGTTCGACGTCGCGCCAGATACAGCCACTGCTGAATAAATTCCCGCGCACCTTCAAACTGATTCCCAATGCGATGGCGCACAAGGTCAACCTGAATGGCAAAGGGCTGGCCAGCAGTGTCAGCTACATTGACAAGACCACGGGCCACGAACGCGAAATCAAAGCGCGCGCCGTCGTGCTGGGGTGCGGCACGCTCGAAACGACGCGGCTCTTGTTGTTGTCGAACATCGCCAATTCCAGCGGCCTGATCGGCAAAAACTTCATCGAGCATTTGGACGCGGGCGCGCAGGCCTTCTTGCCCGAACTCAGTTTTTCAGAACGCGAAGAGGGCGATGGCATCGGCGGTTCGCACATCATCATCCCGTGGTTCGGTTACTTCCGTCCGCAGGAAAAGCGTGATTTCGTGCGCGGCTTTCAGATCGAGCCTTCGGCGCGTCAACGGATGCGGCCCGACAAGAACCCGAAGCGCATACGGGGTCTGGGCGTAGCCTTCAAAAAAGAGATTCGCCGCTGGCAGGGCACGCGCGTCTCGCTGGCCTGTCACGGCGAAATGCTGCCCGGCCCGGACAAGTTCGTCGACCTCGACTCGACGGTGCAAGACAAATGGGGCAGCCCCGTGCTCAAGATTCACCACCCCGTGGATGACAACGCGCGGAGCATGTACAAATACATCCGGCAAACTTATGAAGAGTTGTTTGCCGCCGCCAAAGCCACGGAAGTCACCTTGCCCGATGCGCCGGACAAACCGGGCCATTCGATTCACGAAATGGGCACGGTGCACATGGGCAGCGATGCGAAAACCTCGGTGCTCAATTCCTTCAATCAAGCGTGGGATGTCAAAAACCTGTTCGTGACCGACGCGGCGTCGTTTGCTTCGGGCACGCACAAAAACCCAACGCTGACGATCATGGCGCTCTCGTGGCGGGCGGCGGAGTATTTGCTGGCCGAGCGCAAGAAAGGAAATCTGTAGAAATCAAAAGGCAAAAAGCAAAAGGCAAAAGTGCGGAACGCAGCTTTCAAATCGAAAAGCAGTTCCTCATTTTTGCCTTTTGCTTTTGCCTTTTGCCTTTTGAGTTATGAAGCGCGCACTCCCTTTCATTCTCTGTGCCGTTCATCTGGTGTTGCTGATTTTGCTGGCACGCCAGCATCCCTTTGGCACCTACGCGACCGAAACCGATTTCTATCACTTCTTTGCCCCCGACGCCGAACGGCTGGCGGCGGGGCAATTTCCCGTCAATACCTATCAAGGGCCGGGTTACCCGGCGGCCTTGGCCCTGCTCGGCAAACTGACCGGATTGGGCGGCGCTTTGTTTACCGTGGGCAAGTGGTTGTCGGTCGTGTGCGCGGTGCTGTGCGGGTGGCTGGTGTTCCGGCTGTTTGCGCAAGTGTGTGGTTTCTGGGTGGGCGTGGGCGCGCAATTGCTGACCGTGGCGAGCGGAGAGTTTCCGCAATTCTCAATCAGCGCGACAACCGATGTATTTTTTCTAGCGCTGTGTTTGGCGACGCTGGTGGTGTTTACGAATGAGAAGTTAGCGCGGCGCTGGCGCATCGGTGGGGCGGCGGTGCTGACCGGCTTGAGTTATTTGACGCGCTACAACGGGCTGTTTTTGCTGGCGGCGTGTTTGCTGGGCATCGTCGTGTTTGATTTGTTCGGATTGACGTGGCGCGCACGTGTACGGCAGGTGGCGCTGTTTGCCGGGCTGTTCGTACTGGTGGCGCTGCCCTGGTTTTACTACAACGCGAAACATCATGGCGCGCCGCTCTACAACACGAACTACCTCAACATCGCCACCGAGTTTTATCCCGAACTGGTCAAAGGCGAGGTCAATCAGGACGCCACCCGCGCCTTGGAAGCGCGCTTTCACTCGTTTGGCGATGTGCTGCGCTACGATCCGCTGAAATTGTTCAAACGCTATCCGGTGAATTTGTGGGAGAGCGTGCGCAACCTGGGCGGCACTTCGCTAATGCCTGTGGCGCTGGCCTGGGCGGCGCTGGGCGGCTTGCTCCTGTTGCTGGCGCTCGAACGGCGCAACAAGGCGGCGCAGGTGCTGCTGAGCGCGGGGTTGTTGTACCTGTTGTTGATGGCGCTCAATCATTGGGAGACGCGCTATTACTTTTTCGTGCTGGCGTTGTGCGCGGGGCTGGCGGTTTATTTGGTGGCCAGGCTGTTTGAACTGGCACGGGCACGGGGTTGGCTCACGCAGCCAGCGTTTGCCTTGTTACCCGTGGCACTCGTGGCAGCGTTGGTTGTCGTCACCGTGCGGGGCAGTCGCAAAGAAGTGCGCGACTTCCTCGACAGCCACCCGTCCGAAGTCACGGCGGTGCAGGCGTACTTGCAAAGCACGGGCGCATGCACAGCGCAGGCGCACAAACGCATCGTGGCGCGCAAACCGCATTTGGCGTATCTGTGCCGGGGCGAATGGATTTTCTTCCCCCAGGTCAAGTCGCCGGAAGAATTGCGCGCCT
It contains:
- a CDS encoding carboxypeptidase regulatory-like domain-containing protein, which encodes MNTSKKTLLRLCFGVLALVAFCTLQALAQVGSQGQISGFVRDSAGAAISGATVMVTDVGTKQQRRATTNADGYYVVANIAAAIYDVSVEQSGFKKSTQTNVKLDAAGKVSIDLTMQVGNVAETVTVEASATQLQESTATVGRTIEGIQVSELGLNGRNPIRLGALKAGVLGGGSPGAFQFTPGDGGFNVNGSRSDANSILLDGVQQVRTRSAGSTTGVVDVDTLQEVQILTSNFAPEFGRSSGSQMIFVTKSGTKEFHGGLTEFFRNNKLDANTWNRNRTPVTAVNTVAVTPPITRFNQPGYSIGGPVYIPGKFNTSKEKLFFFWADEWVRFRSGQTPTATVPSAALRSGDVRELGAGADGVFGTADDPVKDPTTGRGFVDTTRGPGFIPTNRLSPIGKAIVNAYPAANCIGCFPGATTNYIASGNDATDTRNKTLRVDYYKGNHHLAFRGTLFDWKIRTAFRGSFTFTPDNNNRPNRSAGLTLTSTLKPTLINEFTYGTSADIVKLRVGGKPSRTAVGITFPYIFPGSKELDDKIPTIAIANFTGIDGGPYPASSSGPIFTWADNLTWVRGSHTFKTGINIERSGQNDFDQVNIQSVPGASNNQNGSFAFVANRPGGTGVAVSDALLGLFSTYGEIGQKAYTPWRATTYEGYVQDNWKVSRKLTVEYGVRYNYWPPWHSLFNNIGTFDPSFYKAGLLSINPANGAVVIATGADYTLARFNGISLAGSGFPDAAKGRVAVLNNPLINSASLFRGIPEGISETHKNIFEPRLGLAYSLNDKTTIRVGAAVFHSRVFLNDSSLLGGNAPLQIQTGVENGSADAPGGVITSFADSLRFPFSLTAQDKVFKLPTSYNWSLTVQRELPGKFLVELGYIGKHSQFLQRERNINSLQPGQNFTRDAAGKITGTVAFANALRPYLGHGQIRLAENSGDSIYHSFQTQVSRRFNRGFSFDMAYTFSKSLDNTSNKRDVLPNAFNDKNIRGVSDFDRPHAFVANFVYELPIGKGRKLLDHGGVTNVILGGWQVTGITFVRSGGPGSISIPVDALGVGPGAGNQSTFQVASLRCPVKVVGASLGGQYFSDPTCFTLPAPGTEGNSGRNNFRGPITQSHDLALFKNFRFKENLKLQFRLETFNFLNHANFNGPNTNINDNNAIVTSFTDPLYGTFRPNASGPVTRNFGLVTSKTDDRRTVQLGLKLNF
- a CDS encoding GMC family oxidoreductase, whose protein sequence is MWSQKKRVPVARPEPVYDAVIVGSGAAGGTMAWVLVNAGLRVAMLEAGPKREPMVDFAYHEPFPYEDPHRGLKTEESPTDAMRKKYIFGPNAYAPWSNPDEPYTTPKDLPYEWMRARNVGGRTMFWGRFANRFNEADFKMRSLDGQGLDWPIEYKDLAPYYDKAEIFMGVCGAKENHPDLPDGDNFLPPAALKCPDHLLTKAAGKLGIRTMRVRRAMMTKAYKGYAQCHYCAGCDDGCETDSFYSSTSRQIQPLLNKFPRTFKLIPNAMAHKVNLNGKGLASSVSYIDKTTGHEREIKARAVVLGCGTLETTRLLLLSNIANSSGLIGKNFIEHLDAGAQAFLPELSFSEREEGDGIGGSHIIIPWFGYFRPQEKRDFVRGFQIEPSARQRMRPDKNPKRIRGLGVAFKKEIRRWQGTRVSLACHGEMLPGPDKFVDLDSTVQDKWGSPVLKIHHPVDDNARSMYKYIRQTYEELFAAAKATEVTLPDAPDKPGHSIHEMGTVHMGSDAKTSVLNSFNQAWDVKNLFVTDAASFASGTHKNPTLTIMALSWRAAEYLLAERKKGNL
- a CDS encoding glycosyltransferase family 39 protein; translation: MKRALPFILCAVHLVLLILLARQHPFGTYATETDFYHFFAPDAERLAAGQFPVNTYQGPGYPAALALLGKLTGLGGALFTVGKWLSVVCAVLCGWLVFRLFAQVCGFWVGVGAQLLTVASGEFPQFSISATTDVFFLALCLATLVVFTNEKLARRWRIGGAAVLTGLSYLTRYNGLFLLAACLLGIVVFDLFGLTWRARVRQVALFAGLFVLVALPWFYYNAKHHGAPLYNTNYLNIATEFYPELVKGEVNQDATRALEARFHSFGDVLRYDPLKLFKRYPVNLWESVRNLGGTSLMPVALAWAALGGLLLLLALERRNKAAQVLLSAGLLYLLLMALNHWETRYYFFVLALCAGLAVYLVARLFELARARGWLTQPAFALLPVALVAALVVVTVRGSRKEVRDFLDSHPSEVTAVQAYLQSTGACTAQAHKRIVARKPHLAYLCRGEWIFFPQVKSPEELRAWLAQNPVDYLLISEREMKERKGLKPLGDPAKAPAWLQPVWSQRKPVAVLYQPVAAALTQE